DNA sequence from the Alkaliphilus metalliredigens QYMF genome:
AGGTATTAGAATTGTTAAAGGATAAAGACATCATAATTGTTAATGCAAGTGAATCAGTAGAACTATTGGCATTTAACGACGGTCATGGACACAGCCATGACGAAGATGATCATCATGATGATGACCACGGACATAGCCATGACGAAGATGAGCACCATGATGACGACCACGGACATAGCCATGACGAAGATGATCATCATGATGGTGACCATGGACATAGCCATGACGAAGATGATCATCACGATGATGACCATGGACATAGCCATGATGAAGATGATCATCATGATGATGACCACGACCACGGAGAATATGACCCACATATTTGGGTAGATCCAATTAACGCAATCAAAATTTCTGAACAAATAAAGCTTGCCTTTGTTGCAAGAGATCCTGAGCATCATGCAGTATATGAAGAAAACTTTGAAGTATTTAAAACGCAATTAGAAAAACTAGATGAAGATTTTAGAGCAGGACTACAAGATATCAAACAAAGAAAAATCATTGTGTCCCATTCAGCCTTTGGATACTTAGCACATCGTTATGGGTTAGAAGAAATTTCTGTGTCAGGTATTTCTCCCCATGCTGAGCCGAGCCCTGGACGATTGGCGGAATTAACAAAGGTAGCTAGAGAAGAAAACATTAACTATATTTTCTTTGAAGAATTGGCAAATCCAAGAACCGCAGAAACATTAGCCAATGAAGCCAACTTAGAGGCATTAATCCTAAATAATATAGAAGGGCTGACAGAGGCTCAACTAAATGCAGGAGAAGATTTTATTTCTCTGATGTACAAAAATATAGAGACCTTACAAAGGGCGTTGATGGAATAGATGGAAAAGGTAGTAGAAGTTAAAAATATTGAATTCGCATACGATAGGGCACCTGTATTAAAGGATGCCAGCTTAGAGATCTATCAAGGAGACTTTATGGGGATTGTTGGTCCTAATGGTTCAGCAAAAAGTACCCTATTGAAACTGCTGCTGGGGTTAATGAAACCCCAGCAGGGAACAGTTTCTTTGTTTGGGACGCCGATTCATCGATTTAATCAGTGGAATCGAATTGGTTATATTTCACAAAAAGTAAGGGACTTTAATATTGGATTTCCTGCTACAGTGGAAGAAGTCGTAGGGGCAAATCTATACAGTCAGATGGGCTTCTTAAAATTCATAGGGAAAAAGCATAAAGAAAAAATTCGTGAGGCATTAGAAATTGTTAATATGACAGATTATCAAAAACGACTGATCGGAAACCTATCCGGTGGACAGCAACAGCGGGTTTTTATTGCCCGTACGTTGATTAATAATCCAGAAATTATCTTTATGGATGAGCCCTTAGTGGGTGTGGATGTGGATTCTCAAGATAAATTTTATGAATTGATGGAAAAACTCAATAAAGAGCTGGGAATTACATTGGTAATGGTGTCTCATGATATTGGTGTGATTACCAATCGAGCAAATCGTGTGGCGTGCTTGGGAAACCAGCAGGTTTTCGTCCATGATTCAAAGCATTTTAATGAGGAAAAATACATTAGAGATGTTTATGGGAAGAAGGCAGTGCTGCTACATCATAAACATTAATAGAGGGGAATTGTTATGCCAGAAATACTAACCTATGGTTTTATGCAAAGGGCTTTTATGGCAGGAATTATGATTGCTGTTATTTGTCCTGCTATTGGAATCTTTCTTGTTTTAAGAAGATTATCTATGATCGGAGATACACTTTCTCATGTTGCCTTGGCTGGAGTTGCTGGGGGAATGCTTTGGGGAATCTATCCTATTTATTCGGCCTTAGGCTTTTCTGTCCTTGCGGCTTTAGCTATTGAAAGATTACGGAAGGAATATGCACAATATGCAGAGCTATCCATTGCCATTATCCTCTCTGCAGGGATTGGATTAGCTACGATTTTAATTAGCATGGGCAATGCAAATGCTGCTATTTTTAGTTACTTATTTGGAAGCATTGCACTGGTTTCTAGTCAAGATATTATGACGGTTATGGGACTTGGGGTCTTTATCCTATTATCTGTTTTAGTTTTTTATAGGGGGCTCTTTTATATTGCATTTGACGAGGAAGCGGCGAAACTAGCCGGGGTACCGGTTAAATTTATCAACCTATACTTTACAATTTTAATAGCCATGACCATTGCGATTTCCATGAGAATTGTAGGCATTTTGCTGGTATCTTCTATGATGATTATCCCCGTTGCCACCAGTCTGCAGCTGGCAAAAAGCTTTAAAGGTGCATTTTCTTATTCCATACTATTTGGACTCATATCTGTCTTAATTGGACTGACACTTTCATTTTATGGAGATTTAGCACCGGGAGGAGCCATTGTTGTGACAGCTGTTATGATATTGATGGTTGTTCTGGTGACAAAGACCGCAAGGGGAAACTATTTAAGGAAGCTCGCAAGGGAAATATAATTCCACTATTAATTCTGTACCTCTTATTTGACCATATATTCTCCTTCAAGTTATGTGTTAAAGGACAGTGCTCCCTCTCATTAAGTTTTCATTAACTGTAATGAAAATTAATCTGTCACAATAGTATATACAAAGTGGCGGTATTTTTATGTAATAAGAGGGGTGAAGAAAGTAATGGATAGGAATTGGAAAAATGAAGTGGGTCAAGTGCTTGAAAACACACTGATATATGTAGATCAAGATCAACGGTTAATTCAATTGCTTTATGAGAGTGATGTGATATCACAAAAAGAATTTGATCAAATCACTGGAAGCATGGAAGGCATCAGGCCCTCTCTTCAAACAATGAGTAAAAGGATAGAAAAAATACAAAGTCGAAACGGATTACTGCCAGATCTTTATCAATTGATGAATGTACTTTTAGAATGCAAGGATTATGAAGAGCGATTAGTGGAAGGTGCAGAAAGTAAAATTCAATTCCCACAAAGCACATTTCATAAACGATTGTTAGAATACTGTATATGTCAGCTTGATTTACAATTGCTTAATAATGCGGTATTTCGAAAAATGATCTATACCTATATATTTAGAATCATTGAATATCAAAAGGTAGTACAAAAATATAAAAGCTAAAAAAGTGATAAACCTAAGTATTA
Encoded proteins:
- a CDS encoding metal ABC transporter solute-binding protein, Zn/Mn family — protein: MTLQVKLEETELIFKQLFLQELSPIVFEIPTRTLAHLEAADVFIYNGAEMEPWIDQVLELLKDKDIIIVNASESVELLAFNDGHGHSHDEDDHHDDDHGHSHDEDEHHDDDHGHSHDEDDHHDGDHGHSHDEDDHHDDDHGHSHDEDDHHDDDHDHGEYDPHIWVDPINAIKISEQIKLAFVARDPEHHAVYEENFEVFKTQLEKLDEDFRAGLQDIKQRKIIVSHSAFGYLAHRYGLEEISVSGISPHAEPSPGRLAELTKVAREENINYIFFEELANPRTAETLANEANLEALILNNIEGLTEAQLNAGEDFISLMYKNIETLQRALME
- a CDS encoding metal ABC transporter ATP-binding protein, whose product is MEKVVEVKNIEFAYDRAPVLKDASLEIYQGDFMGIVGPNGSAKSTLLKLLLGLMKPQQGTVSLFGTPIHRFNQWNRIGYISQKVRDFNIGFPATVEEVVGANLYSQMGFLKFIGKKHKEKIREALEIVNMTDYQKRLIGNLSGGQQQRVFIARTLINNPEIIFMDEPLVGVDVDSQDKFYELMEKLNKELGITLVMVSHDIGVITNRANRVACLGNQQVFVHDSKHFNEEKYIRDVYGKKAVLLHHKH
- a CDS encoding metal ABC transporter permease, with product MPEILTYGFMQRAFMAGIMIAVICPAIGIFLVLRRLSMIGDTLSHVALAGVAGGMLWGIYPIYSALGFSVLAALAIERLRKEYAQYAELSIAIILSAGIGLATILISMGNANAAIFSYLFGSIALVSSQDIMTVMGLGVFILLSVLVFYRGLFYIAFDEEAAKLAGVPVKFINLYFTILIAMTIAISMRIVGILLVSSMMIIPVATSLQLAKSFKGAFSYSILFGLISVLIGLTLSFYGDLAPGGAIVVTAVMILMVVLVTKTARGNYLRKLAREI